Genomic DNA from Ciona intestinalis unplaced genomic scaffold, KH HT000103.2, whole genome shotgun sequence:
taataaaagacaGATATACTTCACCTAAATGGTAACGCCAGTCTGTTATTTAAATCGGATTGGTCTTGATTTTTGAGTGTAcagtatgtttttataatttacatcATAAGAAATACCTGAAGTTTCTTGCCAGCAGCATCACGAATGGCTCTGGAAAGAGCGGAACCATCAACACTGTTTACTGCAAAAGATGTTGTACTGTTCACTATTACATCGGCCTGGAAAATGTAACCAGAAAATAGgtaaatgttctttaatactatttagtttattcataattaaaacagaCATTTACTCAGGCATTacgaggcaatgacagtcgttatacaacagggttctgtttcatagaccCCGTACCCGTTTACGAGGTCCACATATTAACTTTGCGAGTTCTTAAATTTTTTACTGTATGACTACTAATTTAAACAGCCCATTAATGACACTGGGTCGAAGCAATTTCCGGTAAGTTTTTGTCGAAGTACACATACACAATGGTAGCTTCATGCTTGTGAATATATGGGGTAGcgtaaaacattattttctatattttagcatttttatttatttggtgaTTACGATgagttgaaacaaaacacgaATTACATGGAATATAACTAAATCATAACTGAGGTTTTAAGTTGTAATTGTTTCTACTTACTTTTTGCTGAGTGATGTCTTTCACTATTACGGTGATTTGTTGTATGGTACATTGGTTCGATGCTTGGTTTGTGGGTTGTGTAATTGAAGACACACAGACTCTAAGTACCTCGTTGtggaaacattttaaaacattgtccCTGTTAAGTTCCACCAAGTGCACCTTGGTaacaagttaaataaatgtaaattatttatcagcACTTGCCCAAGAAAACACAGAACTGCAATCAAGCTAATATCGGACCAGcgctaaatattttttcataaactgTTCGATATTAATTCATTATATTAATACCTCTTCAATGGATGAATTGTTAAGTCTCAGGTATGAAGTTATTTCGTGAACCATTATTGAGATACAATCTTCAGGTTTGCCCCCACCTTGACCACAGCATAGTGCAGGGAATGCAATAGATTTTGCTTGTTGCTGATTTGCCATTTGCATTGCTTTACGCACACAGCACTTTAGTACGTCTTGTGACCCTTGAAGTGCCCAactaaacaaacacacaaattaTACAATCAGTTACAAAACTCTGGCGGAGaagtttttatgttatttactATTCggttatttgtttatgtattaaTCTATTAGGaacaaattagttttaaaatataactgaaATACAACCTGACAGGAACAACGGCATGAATAATACTCTTGCAGTTTGTAATACTGCCAGGTCCAGAGATCACCACTTCTCCACCTGTGCCTAGAAAGTTTTTGCCAACTTGCATAGTTTTAACAATTCCTTTTCCACCTATTGGAAagattttaaatcaataacaTATTGGAAGTTTAGAAACTCTTTAAATCTATAGttttttatacctttttttGCTATAGCACCTGCAACACCTTGTGTACTCAGGGACAAGCTACTGCTGATGGGAaccactatgacgtcacactgatGTTGTGTCAGATCAGCTTTAATTGAACTGATTGTAACATTGGTGCCAGAAATAACCATTTTTGTTGAAGAATTTGTGCCTTGTGCACCTGCCtgtataaaactagttttttaaacctctttaaaaataaagtgtagTTAAACAAACTGTTCTTTGTGATATCTATGTAATACCTACACCTGAATTATGTAGGATTAAAGGATTGGGCAAATAACAATCTATGTTAACTAAGTTTCTTTGTAAATAAGGTTAGAAATCACCATTGCACATTGAGCTTGTATTGCAATATCATCATGGTCCATTAACACAAGGCAATTTGTTTGAGCTTGaacttgtttaattaaatgtgcGTTTTCTGGTGCTCGAAAGAAGTCTGGAAATCCACGATTACGGACTTGCCACCCGTGTGGTTGAACGTAGGTCGACACTCTGTTATGAATCCAGGCTTCAGCTGAACAAACCATATTTGGTAATGATTAGAAACATaagagtttttattttacaaaatagtgaaaatagtaaaaatacagTAGCGCTCTTTGGTGTTCCACATGTAACGCGCTGTAATGTGCGTTCTGCGCCCCAACTgcagttaatattatttatgttgttgtaACGCGCGTGTGTACTCCTGTGtgtgacgtgtttgtcacgtgttCGCCAGTTGGAATATGGTTTGATCACGTAAGGTTTACCAATAAATATAAGATACGCTACAATACCTTTTGTAACATCATACTTTGTACCAGCAACTGTAATACCCCCTCCATTGCTGTTGGTTATATCCCAGTTTACCATAGAAAGTTCTTTAGCAGCTTCTTTGTCTAATATTTTCAGAAAAGATGCCGCTCGGTATGAGCAGGGAACTGTATTGCACACTTTGATATTCTTTTCTAAGAAACTTAGAGCACATGTTCTCCCTTCTTCAATTTTTTCTTTCAATCCAGCAATAATAAGAAAGTTAGAAGTACcctaaagaaaaaataacatttatttattcaaaaaaattgttcttgtaaaatatgtttcactAGCGAATTAAAAAAGATCTTTCATAGTTTAAGCAACAAGAACATCACCACGTTGGTACAACAAAATTGACAAACATTACTATATGTCTGGTTGCAACATCAGCAAAAATTGTTTGTCAACTCACAGGTTTTACATAGTAGCGATATTGCTTCTGAGTTAATGAAACTGTGAAACCTTTCCACAGGGGTGTAATCACTACATCATAAAACTGCTGTGGTAGAGGTTCTTGCTTGCTTGATAAAAGCTCTTTCAACACATCACTGCCTGACTCACACCCCGGAGGATAATACAGGTAGCAGGTAGTACCAACAGCTTGAAGGGAAgctaaaaataaagcaatttcagtgaaaaagaaatatgcatttaatgaattaaatgtttaacacACAATTTTTGTGTAATATTACATAAGAAGGTCTTGAAATAGCTCAAGCCGAAGTTaatgaaagaaataaaattgtgaTAAAAGCTGACCCATTTAACCAaggtttaaaatcatttctggtgtattttgtgttttaatcttTCGTGCAGTTTAATAACACACGTTCAATAGGATTTGAAGTAAAAAAAGactatgtataaaatattcagGCCATTGAACAACATGTCCATCTTTCAGATAAATTTAGAAACTTGGAtaagtatatttaaaacatagattATTACCTAATATTccacgttttttaaaataatcttgAATGGTTTGCTGTACCAAACCATAATCTTCACTTTTAAGGCAACCTAACAGAAATTGCTGCTCAAATGTCCCAAGAATAACGTTACATTCTTGCAACTcctaaatgaatgtatgaatgaatgtaacttactttatcctcgcgtgaccggaaaacgacagtcgttataacacgggtgtgcacctcgcaccagcttacgagttaccaagtatgttactttgtggatgattattttttgggggatttttatctcttttttatgtatggctgataatttggacaacccattagtgaccactgggttggagcaattgccgttaagtttcttgacacatacgcccataataatagcagcgacgagccttgaacccattacctctgggttagaggcaggcgcgctaaccactacgccacggcgccggaccaaaaatgttaacatataaaattataactagcttaaacataaaaaataattaaaccttAATTGATTGATGAATGTAATTTTCAGCTCTTTTAACATCATCCATATGTCCATGCAGATGAACTGTCAATGTTGCTTTATCACAAAATATGGAAaccaaactttgaaatttcTCTGTAACCTTCTGCATGCATCCACATTCTTCCCACTTCCTATGGTACGTTTCAAtctatcatttattttttaaagacagTGTATGGATCTTACCTATAATCTGTTAAGCTAAGCGTACAGAccagttgttttaattcaaagTTTAGCTCTTGAACAACCATTTTTACAACGTTTACTTCACCAGATATTTCAACTCGGAGTTGTGAAGGTGAAATCTGGGTAAACCTGCAATTAGGAAGTGTATATAAtcatttctgtttaaaacaaaacacatttagtAACCTTAAAAAGACCCTCACGCTTCCAGAACCGAGCTTAAAAGTGTTCAGATCACTGTTCACCCATTTCAtctgttttttcttttgttctaACAAGTTTCGGTCCATTTCCACTTCCTTATGGGTATATTTTGATACAAGTGAACTTGCAATTTCATTACAcgaattttcaaaatatgtttGATCAGTTgcctgaaaataaatttaaatattttatctaaaCATCGCTAAAATATCTTGAATTGGGTACATATTCATAACATAACAAATGCTCTTTTAGTCTCCatgctttaacaaaaaattaataagcTTAATCATGTGTAATACTTTACCAATTTTGTTGTGATTCTTAGTTTGTATTGGTTCCctgttttgataaaattgaCCTGTGCCCCAGACAGTTTTATGGAATCACTTTTTTTGATGTATTCAATTACATCTGGATGAAGTTGGCATCCAATTTCAAAAAACTTGGTAGAGACAGGTGTTGGTCCTGTAGCCAAAATACATATTGCagaaaaaactgtattttaaaatgtgttggTTTATGGTTGCTGTTGAGATTTAGGCCTCTAATTAGCAAAATTATAGGAACTTGTAACTGGTGTACAATAGTGCTATAACATCATATGAAAAAGATGACTTAGAAGGAAATGAATCAAAGTATTAGAGGTATTCGTTTCAGTTGCCATCTGGaaagacttcatcagggaatgaCCACATGTCAGAAATACAGTACATTCTATCATACTGGATGAGTTGAGAAAAGAATAATAGAAGTAAGTGagattttttactttgttattgTGCAATTGagtaaacacatttaaaacacagtgaTGTACACGGTGGGTTGTTTGTAGCAGGTTGATCAGTTTTATTTGCGACACTAATGTAATTAAACGGTTGGTAAAACATTGGTCAATTTTCTGAATACCGTTTAATCATTTACTCGCAGCAGGCCGAGATAACACCACTAACCTTCAACCGGTTCCATATAAATTTGACCTGGGCGGATATTTAAAGTCCCAACATCTCCctaagaaaatgaaaattgttgtaaaaactaaaaatgttgGATAACTGCATATGCACTTTTAGGATCGcacataaattttaattttggaacaagttattttaaattattgatgCTACTGTTCGAACTAGTCTAAATTaacagccatacagaaaaaaagaaaaaaatcaaaaataatcactcagcAAAACAAGCGGTAATTCGTTAGTGGacctgaggtgtatgaaaaagaataaCCATGTTGcctataaagactgtcgttgcccaccatgctacaataaataggttacatacattcatcaACAACCAATACAAGAAAATCTTTAAAGCATCGCAGAACTGGCTCTTATATTTTGATATATAGCacttataatataaatctaaCAGATACCTGTTCAGCATTTCCATACATCCCAGCATTAGAGGTGCTTTGGATTGCATCCATTGATTGTGATTCTGGATTTGTATAATCTACAGGGTCGTCTTGATCAGTTTTCTTTGGTTGCGgtgaaaataacttttttttcacaaaatgtACAGGcctacaataaaaaaagaatgtttgtAGATTGGAGAAATAGATTCAAAGAGCAAAATAAACTAGTGCATACCCTTTCCCTTTTTTTATAGGATTGGGAACACCTGATACAGCCTTGGATTTCGTTCCTTCATTCGTGGCAGGTGGGTTGCTTTTGCTTATAGGTTTAGGTGGAATTGAAGGGCGTGGTGACAGCAGAGGGCTTGGCTTAGGGAAGTCGATTGGTATATGTGCGCGAGAAGGAATTGGTGGACTTGTTGGAAAGTCATGAGCAGAAATAGATGCAACATTCACAACAGGTTTTGGTGGAATCGTTGGAGCAGAAATGGGTGGGAAATTCACAATAGGTTTTGGTGGAATCGTTGGAGTTCTAGGGCGAACATTTTCGTATGAGTCTCTGGTAACTGGTTTTGAAAGTGCTTTAACTCTTTCTTTAACGCTGGGGTGATCATTTTCAAAGGTGATATTGTGTTTCACTCCACCAAAACTATACTGTAGAGTTTTGTGAATTATATTATCCGACTCTGGaaatataaagaaattaaGCCAAAACTTTGGATTGCCAAATTAGTTTTCATACACATGTTCATTTGCTAGGATGGGAAAAAtggttaaatattattttgtattaattaaatgtgtttttgtgttaattgaatataataataaattcatttattaatcaaaataaacaagaattttgaagtgtcccatattgccccgttttaatatatttctttgaaatgAATAAGGGAATGTAGCTTTCTTTACGTTGCGCGGTcggaaaacgactgtcgttataaccggtgttctgtttcatacaccttgtgccagcttaccagttaccacgtatgtaaaatgttattttgaaatcggtgccgctggggtctagttagtacacgCTAACCAACTGCGCCACGGCACCGTTTGCTGTTAATTACTAAACGTAAGAAAGTCAGCGGTACACTCAGGAGAGATTACGAAACCAGTATTCATAACTACATTTTTCTCATGcattacacggccgc
This window encodes:
- the LOC100178233 gene encoding poly [ADP-ribose] polymerase 14-like; its protein translation is MGYSVLVRGVPSGISLHKFQIWLKIEVKSFESLSRTDDGNSFKLSLTDQQESDNIIHKTLQYSFGGVKHNITFENDHPSVKERVKALSKPVTRDSYENVRPRTPTIPPKPIVNFPPISAPTIPPKPVVNVASISAHDFPTSPPIPSRAHIPIDFPKPSPLLSPRPSIPPKPISKSNPPATNEGTKSKAVSGVPNPIKKGKGPVHFVKKKLFSPQPKKTDQDDPVDYTNPESQSMDAIQSTSNAGMYGNAEQGDVGTLNIRPGQIYMEPVEGPTPVSTKFFEIGCQLHPDVIEYIKKSDSIKLSGAQVNFIKTGNQYKLRITTKLATDQTYFENSCNEIASSLVSKYTHKEVEMDRNLLEQKKKQMKWVNSDLNTFKLGSGSVRVFLRFTQISPSQLRVEISGEVNVVKMVVQELNFELKQLVCTLSLTDYRKWEECGCMQKVTEKFQSLVSIFCDKATLTVHLHGHMDDVKRAENYIHQSIKELQECNVILGTFEQQFLLGCLKSEDYGLVQQTIQDYFKKRGILASLQAVGTTCYLYYPPGCESGSDVLKELLSSKQEPLPQQFYDVVITPLWKGFTVSLTQKQYRYYVKPGTSNFLIIAGLKEKIEEGRTCALSFLEKNIKVCNTVPCSYRAASFLKILDKEAAKELSMVNWDITNSNGGGITVAGTKYDVTKAEAWIHNRVSTYVQPHGWQVRNRGFPDFFRAPENAHLIKQVQAQTNCLVLMDHDDIAIQAQCAMAGAQGTNSSTKMVISGTNVTISSIKADLTQHQCDVIVVPISSSLSLSTQGVAGAIAKKGGKGIVKTMQVGKNFLGTGGEVVISGPGSITNCKSIIHAVVPVSWALQGSQDVLKCCVRKAMQMANQQQAKSIAFPALCCGQGGGKPEDCISIMVHEITSYLRLNNSSIEEVHLVELNRDNVLKCFHNEVLRVCVSSITQPTNQASNQCTIQQITVIVKDITQQKADVIVNSTTSFAVNSVDGSALSRAIRDAAGKKLQVECNAIPPASKCTWGVVATKGYDLPCKNIYHAMIAGWDFSDENTSRSHLKRVVAKSLEMATKDGHTSIAFPPIGCGGFNIPPYVLAEVIQEEVYAIGSSSSLQNIYIVVHPSQPELTKVFEQKLNKSSGNVSQIYGNLNVEVCCGSIEEQHDDVIINSVTTSMDLMKSGKLSQSMAIKGGFVIKRQFHDMKRKYASPTIRVTDGGNLPCDVIIHGATSKLGIQQLVIESLKIAEEMRKSTVAIPALGTGAMGKPPLECAKLIKQGIIKFARKNPVHVKNVKVVVFQNNMVAEFRSNLLLNSSVAPSTTSSEVVTFYFCGLSQADVDHAKGKLEDVIRKEEEVNNIANPCILKLDAEFEKDIILLNQKNVEVNINKSKGIVEVRGVAKFSRKASIDVQNILGESTQAETLREQVQWLYCLQGSNSFEKFGLRHNMQLEKSFKNDNNGKLTVSGLSIDFSSETGQLNNSAIQIFRKDLQKNFPNTWAPMKRGKNYATPKVSESSQEYKDVKQKFITTGTPIKAVQQLLRIQNCSQYGQFQSKRDEVMSELKANGLPYPPTRELFHGTTSDITEKICREGFNRSYAGENGIRFGKGMYFAVKSSYCHERNFAMPDNNNVRRMFLVEVATGEYAPKPGNESMITPPVRNPSSKTDSYHSVVDNPQSPEIFVVFKDACAYPHYLLTYT